One window of the Trifolium pratense cultivar HEN17-A07 linkage group LG2, ARS_RC_1.1, whole genome shotgun sequence genome contains the following:
- the LOC123911468 gene encoding probable leucine-rich repeat receptor-like protein kinase At1g68400 isoform X2, with translation MSSEILSNIMSLIIDITFFYIILFFLSLNIVLCIEIEINDFHPQERDGLLVLRDSLNSSINLHGNWTGPPCINNLSRWFGITCSNWHVVHITIQGLVFLEEVKFSVNHFSGEIPLEYVELHSLKVLELQENYLDGEIPPFDQPSLISFNVSYNHLVGKIPETSLLQRFPKSSFDDNSDLCGFPLDKSCSVEPPAPPPFAIPPSPSMEENKKRLQVWIIALIVIVAAVLFLFLVIIAFLFCKRQAKGNERRRNDSTRYVFGAWAKKMVYNAGNSEDSEKLGQLEFCNKKFQVFDMDDLLRASAEVLGRGDFGVTYKATLETGNIVAVKRLSYINELNKREFIQQMQLLGEIKHENLVEIISFYHSEDQKLVIYELVSDGTLFELLHEGRGIGRIPLDWSTRLAIIKDIAKGLDFLHQYLSSHKVPHANLKSTNILIHQDNQGYHSKLIDYGFLPLLSSSKKYEEKLAISKSPEFVKGKKLTHKTDVYCFGIIMLEIITGKIPGHILGDEVEEITTNDLSDWVRTVVNNDWSTDILDLEILADREGHDAMLNLTEIALECTDMIPENRPKMSVVLRKIEEMEQIIKENE, from the exons ATGTCTTCTGAAATTCTATCTAACATCATGAGTTTGATCATTGACATAacatttttctatattattttgttctttctttcattGAACATAGTCTTGtgtattgaaattgaaatcaatGATTTTCATCCACAAGAAAGAGATGGTTTGTTAGTCCTAAGAGATTCTTTAAATTCTTCTATAAATTTGCATGGAAATTGGACAGGACCACCTTGTATAAACAACCTTAGTAGATGGTTTGGTATCACTTGTTCAAATTGGCATGTTGTTCATATTACAATTCAAG GTTTGGTTTTCTTGGAAGAAGTGAAGTTTTCAGTTAATCACTTTTCAGGTGAAATTCCTTTGGAATATGTTGAATTGCATAGTCTTAAAGTTTTGGAGTTACAAGAGAATTACTTAGATGGTGAAATTCCACCTTTTGATCAACCTTCATTGATAAGTTTCAATGTGTCATATAATCATTTGGTAGGGAAAATTCCTGAAACTTCTTTGCTTCAAAGGTTTCCAAAGAGTTCTTTTGATGATAATTCTGATCTTTGTGGATTTCCATTGGATAAGTCATGTTCTGTTGAACCTCCTGCACCACCTCCTTTTGCTATTCCACCTAGTCCTTCAATGGAGGAAAATAAGAAGAGGCTTCAAGTTTGGATTATTGCTTTGATTGTTATTGTTGCggctgttttgtttctttttctggtGATTATTGCTTTCTTGTTTTGTAAAAGACAAGCTAAAGgaaatgaaagaagaagaaatgatTCAACAA GGTATGTTTTTGGAGCATGGGCAAAGAAAATGGTCTATAATGCAGGAAACAGTGAAGATTCTGAAAAATTAGGCCAATTAGAATTTTGCAACAAGAAATTTCAAGTTTTTGATATGGATGATTTATTAAGAGCATCAGCAGAAGTTCTAGGAAGAGGAGATTTTGGTGTTACATATAAAGCAACACTTGAAACAGGTAATATTGTTGCAGTAAAAAGACTTAGCTACATCAATGAATTGAACAAGAGAGAGTTTATTCAGCAAATGCAATTGCTAGGAGAAATAAAGCATGAAAATCTTGTTGAAATTATCTCCTTTTATCATTCAGAAGATCAAAAGCTTGTCATATATGAACTTGTCTCTGATGGCACTTTGTTTGAACTCCTACATG AGGGTAGAGGAATTGGAAGAATACCTCTTGATTGGAGTACAAGACTTGCAATTATCAAAGACATAGCAAAAGGTCTTGATTTCCTTCATCAATATTTGTCTTCTCACAAAGTTCCTCATGCAAACCTCAAATCAACAAATATTCTAATCCATCAAGATAATCAAGGTTACCATTCAAAGCTCATAGACTATGGTTTCTTACCATTACTCTCATCatcaaaaaaatatgaagaaaagcTAGCAATAAGCAAGTCACCAGAATTTGTTAAAGGGAAAAAGTTGACACACAAAACTGATGTATATTGTTTTGGTATCATAATGTTAGAGATTATAACAGGCAAAATTCCTGGTCATATCCTAGGTGATGAAGTTGAAGAAATAACAACTAATGATCTTTCAGATTGGGTTAGAACTGTTGTGAATAATGATTGGTCTACTGATATATTGGATTTGGAAATATTAGCAGATAGAGAAGGACATGATGCAATGTTGAATCTAACTGAGATAGCTCTTGAGTGTACTGATATGATACCTGAGAATAGGCCTAAAATGAGTGTGGTGTTGAGGAAAATTGAAGAGATGGAGCAAATCATAAaagagaatgaatga
- the LOC123911468 gene encoding probable inactive receptor kinase At2g26730 isoform X1 — MSSEILSNIMSLIIDITFFYIILFFLSLNIVLCIEIEINDFHPQERDGLLVLRDSLNSSINLHGNWTGPPCINNLSRWFGITCSNWHVVHITIQGVNLSGYLPSSFLQNITFLRQIDFRNNELFGTLPNLTGLVFLEEVKFSVNHFSGEIPLEYVELHSLKVLELQENYLDGEIPPFDQPSLISFNVSYNHLVGKIPETSLLQRFPKSSFDDNSDLCGFPLDKSCSVEPPAPPPFAIPPSPSMEENKKRLQVWIIALIVIVAAVLFLFLVIIAFLFCKRQAKGNERRRNDSTRYVFGAWAKKMVYNAGNSEDSEKLGQLEFCNKKFQVFDMDDLLRASAEVLGRGDFGVTYKATLETGNIVAVKRLSYINELNKREFIQQMQLLGEIKHENLVEIISFYHSEDQKLVIYELVSDGTLFELLHEGRGIGRIPLDWSTRLAIIKDIAKGLDFLHQYLSSHKVPHANLKSTNILIHQDNQGYHSKLIDYGFLPLLSSSKKYEEKLAISKSPEFVKGKKLTHKTDVYCFGIIMLEIITGKIPGHILGDEVEEITTNDLSDWVRTVVNNDWSTDILDLEILADREGHDAMLNLTEIALECTDMIPENRPKMSVVLRKIEEMEQIIKENE; from the exons ATGTCTTCTGAAATTCTATCTAACATCATGAGTTTGATCATTGACATAacatttttctatattattttgttctttctttcattGAACATAGTCTTGtgtattgaaattgaaatcaatGATTTTCATCCACAAGAAAGAGATGGTTTGTTAGTCCTAAGAGATTCTTTAAATTCTTCTATAAATTTGCATGGAAATTGGACAGGACCACCTTGTATAAACAACCTTAGTAGATGGTTTGGTATCACTTGTTCAAATTGGCATGTTGTTCATATTACAATTCAAGGTGTTAATCTTAGTGGCTATTTACCTTCATCATTTCTTCAAAACATAACTTTCTTGAGACAAATTGATTTTAGAAATAATGAACTTTTTGGAACATTGCCAAATTTAACAGGTTTGGTTTTCTTGGAAGAAGTGAAGTTTTCAGTTAATCACTTTTCAGGTGAAATTCCTTTGGAATATGTTGAATTGCATAGTCTTAAAGTTTTGGAGTTACAAGAGAATTACTTAGATGGTGAAATTCCACCTTTTGATCAACCTTCATTGATAAGTTTCAATGTGTCATATAATCATTTGGTAGGGAAAATTCCTGAAACTTCTTTGCTTCAAAGGTTTCCAAAGAGTTCTTTTGATGATAATTCTGATCTTTGTGGATTTCCATTGGATAAGTCATGTTCTGTTGAACCTCCTGCACCACCTCCTTTTGCTATTCCACCTAGTCCTTCAATGGAGGAAAATAAGAAGAGGCTTCAAGTTTGGATTATTGCTTTGATTGTTATTGTTGCggctgttttgtttctttttctggtGATTATTGCTTTCTTGTTTTGTAAAAGACAAGCTAAAGgaaatgaaagaagaagaaatgatTCAACAA GGTATGTTTTTGGAGCATGGGCAAAGAAAATGGTCTATAATGCAGGAAACAGTGAAGATTCTGAAAAATTAGGCCAATTAGAATTTTGCAACAAGAAATTTCAAGTTTTTGATATGGATGATTTATTAAGAGCATCAGCAGAAGTTCTAGGAAGAGGAGATTTTGGTGTTACATATAAAGCAACACTTGAAACAGGTAATATTGTTGCAGTAAAAAGACTTAGCTACATCAATGAATTGAACAAGAGAGAGTTTATTCAGCAAATGCAATTGCTAGGAGAAATAAAGCATGAAAATCTTGTTGAAATTATCTCCTTTTATCATTCAGAAGATCAAAAGCTTGTCATATATGAACTTGTCTCTGATGGCACTTTGTTTGAACTCCTACATG AGGGTAGAGGAATTGGAAGAATACCTCTTGATTGGAGTACAAGACTTGCAATTATCAAAGACATAGCAAAAGGTCTTGATTTCCTTCATCAATATTTGTCTTCTCACAAAGTTCCTCATGCAAACCTCAAATCAACAAATATTCTAATCCATCAAGATAATCAAGGTTACCATTCAAAGCTCATAGACTATGGTTTCTTACCATTACTCTCATCatcaaaaaaatatgaagaaaagcTAGCAATAAGCAAGTCACCAGAATTTGTTAAAGGGAAAAAGTTGACACACAAAACTGATGTATATTGTTTTGGTATCATAATGTTAGAGATTATAACAGGCAAAATTCCTGGTCATATCCTAGGTGATGAAGTTGAAGAAATAACAACTAATGATCTTTCAGATTGGGTTAGAACTGTTGTGAATAATGATTGGTCTACTGATATATTGGATTTGGAAATATTAGCAGATAGAGAAGGACATGATGCAATGTTGAATCTAACTGAGATAGCTCTTGAGTGTACTGATATGATACCTGAGAATAGGCCTAAAATGAGTGTGGTGTTGAGGAAAATTGAAGAGATGGAGCAAATCATAAaagagaatgaatga
- the LOC123909742 gene encoding acyl-carrier-protein phosphodiesterase PptH-like, with protein MVVRFSPFSLTLSQQPHNHQSSCFSKQVSVSCSYGMKRFDLGGRPQILSSALGNSDGLRVFVVSDLHTDYDENLKWVECLSTVNYKDDVLIVAGDVAETYNMFIVTMSLLRERFEHVFYVPGNHDLWCRREGQNYVDSLEKFNKLLDACKRIGVETNPMVVGALGIIPLFSWYHESFDKEKDITGYRIPSLEMACKDFYACTWPNGLSNGDISLSLYFDALNDKQMDAIKDIQKTCDHIITFSHFVPRQELCPEKRMLFYPKLPKIIGSDFLEDRIRSIHGAQGRRDASSCHVFGHTHFCWDAVVDGIRYVQAPLAYPRERKRRMNGGENWLPFCLYADKKFADKLNPCFWSDYYSVNPRTPHDTKLAPWVARFYKQKQSIDV; from the exons ATGGTGGTGAGGTTTAGCCCTTTTTCTCTAACACTGTCTCAACAGCCTCATAATCATCAATCTTCATGTTTCTCTAAACAAGTTAGTGTTAGTTGCAGTTATGGAATGAAAAGGTTTGATCTTGGTGGTAGGCCACAAATATTGTCTTCGGCTTTAGGAAACTCTGATGGGTTGCGTGTTTTCGTAGTTTCGGATTTGCATACTGATTAtgatgagaatttgaagtgggTGGAGTGTTTGTCAACTGTGAATTATAAGGATGATGTACTTATTGTTGCTGGTGATGTTGCTGAGACGTATAACATGTTTATTGTGACAATGTCTCTTTTGAGAGAAAGATTTGAGCATGTTTTCTATGTTCCTGGTAATCATGACCTTTGGTGTCGACGCGAGGGACAAAATTAT GTTGATTCTCTTGAAAAGTTTAACAAGTTACTTGATGCATGTAAGAGAATTGGAGTAGAGACAAACCCGATGGTTGTGGGTGCATTAGGAATCATTCCTTTGTTCTCTTGGTACCATGAG AGCTTTGACAAAGAGAAGGACATAACAGGCTATCGCATCCCGTCTTTGGAGATG gcATGTAAGGACTTCTATGCATGTACATGGCCCAATGGACTTTCAAATGGAGATATCTCCCTCTCTTTATATTTTGACGCCCTCAATGATAAACAAATGGATGCGATAAAGGATATTCAGAAGACATGTGATCACATCATTACCTTTTCCCACTTTGTTCCCAG GCAAGAGCTTTGTCCAGAAAAGAGGATGTTATTCTATCCAAAGCTTCCAAAAATAATTGGTTCAGATTTTCTTGAAGATCGAATAAGGTCCATACATGGTGCTCAGGGAAGGAGGGATGCATCTTCTTGTCATGTGTTTGGTCATACTCACTTCTGTTGGGATGCAGTTGTAGATGGCATaag GTATGTACAAGCACCCTTAGCTTATCCAAGGGAAAGGAAGAGAAGAATGAATGGAGGAGAAAATTGGCTACCATTTTGCCTTTATGCTGACAAAAAGTTTGCTGATAAACTCAATCCTTGTTTTTGGTCTGATTATTATTCTGTCAATCCTAGGACACCTCATGACACTAAACTTGCTCCTTGGGTTGCCAGATTTTACAAGCAAAAACAAAGTATAGATGTATAG
- the LOC123909743 gene encoding probable aquaporin TIP-type alpha: protein MATRRYAFGRADEATHPDSIRATIAEFASTFIFVFAGEGSGLALVKIYQDSAFSAGELLAVALAHAFALFAAVSSSMHVSGGHVNPAVTFGALVGGRISVLRAVYYWIAQLLGAIVAALLLRLVTNNMRPAGFHVGHGIGAGHGLILEIIMTFGLMYTVYATAIDPKRGTNGALAPLAIGLIVGANILVGGPFDGACMNPALAFGPSLVGWRWHYHWIFWVGPFIGAALAALIYEYIVIPTEPPHAHQPLAPEDY from the exons ATGGCAACTCGTAGGTATGCTTTTGGAAGAGCTGATGAGGCTACACATCCAGATTCTATTAGAGCTACCATAGCTGAATTTGCTTCTACTTTCATCTTTGTCTTTGCTGGAGAAGGCTCTGGCCTTGCTTTGG TTAAGATTTACCAAGATTCAGCATTCTCAGCTGGTGAACTGTTGGCAGTTGCACTTGCACATGCATTTGCTCTATTTGCTGCTGTGTCTTCTAGCATGCATGTATCTGGTGGCCATGTCAACCCAGCAGTGACATTTGGTGCTCTCGTAGGTGGCAGAATCTCTGTGCTTCGTGCTGTCTACTATTGGATTGCTCAACTTCTTGGTGCTATTGTGGCTGCTCTCTTGCTTAGGCTTGTCACTAATAATATG AGACCAGCAGGGTTTCATGTGGGACATGGTATAGGAGCAGGGCATGGACTTATACTTGAGATTATCATGACATTTGGGCTAATGTACACAGTATATGCAACAGCAATTGATCCCAAAAGAGGTACTAATGGTGCCCTTGCACCTTTGGCAATTGGACTTATTGTTGGTGCAAATATCCTTGTTGGTGGACCATTTGATGGTGCATGCATGAACCCTGCTCTTGCTTTTGGTCCTTCTTTGGTGGGTTGGAGATGGCATTACCACTGGATCTTCTGGGTTGGTCCATTCATTGGTGCAGCATTGGCAGCACTGATATATGAATATATTGTGATCCCAACTGAGCCACCTCATGCACACCAGCCTCTGGCTCCTGAAGATTACTAG
- the LOC123908444 gene encoding uncharacterized protein LOC123908444 isoform X2 — protein MRKKLLLSYSSFRQIHNFTLKPNHLSSEVCDSVGSSKLQWRGLSRAACVPQETSDTRRKSRQKVPKHERRAMVESFVNKYRSENAGKFPTIKGTKKEVGGSYYVVREIIQELEYKSKMKSQSAKDRPIQDDSQSVLLDDKQAINTGLLEEKRGLQTSSSEGRLSNEVETISTPDSHSITSDVKTVETVSSYRSDYVAPARHQLKEEIEQVSAPIIEKSGSSCSKDQIHDSKSVDIVNHPTIEIKSFEKAGFERKVQDGASDVPGVDIPQQKMEQPQGSLNSDESKISNKRESSVAVAPDKSTLWGNLKSFADGILNIWRKL, from the exons ATGAGAAAGAAGCTTCTCCTCTCATACTCCTCCTTCCGCCAAATTCACAACTTCACTCTCAAACCCAATCACT TGTCCTCTGAGGTATGTGATTCTGTTGGATCATCGAAGTTGCAATGGCGTGGATTGTCACGTGCTGCTTGTGTTCCTCAAGAGACTTCAGATACCCGTCGCAAAAGTAGACAGAAGGTTCCCAAACATGAACGGAGAGCTATGGTGGAGTCTTTTGTGAATAa GTATAGATCTGAAAATGCTGGAAAATTCCCAACAATAAAAGGTACCAAGAAAGAAGTTGGTGGTAGTTATTATGTTGTTCGGGAAATCATTCAGGAACTAGAGTACAAGTCCAAAATGAAATCTCAGTCAGCCAAAGATAGGCCTATCCAAGATGACTCTCAGTCGGTACTTTTAGATGACAAACAGGCCATTAACACTGGGCTTCTTGAAGAAAAGAGAGGCCTACAGACTTCCTCGTCAGAGGGAAGGTTGTCTAATGAAGTTGAAACCATCTCTACACCG GATAGTCATTCCATCACATCTGATGTCAAAACTGTTGAAACTGTATCTAGTTATCGTTCTGATTATGTTGCACCTGCAAGACACCAGCTGAAAGAAGAAATAGAACAGGTTTCTGCTCCGATAATTGAAAAATCTGGAAGTAGTTGCAGCAAAGATCAGATCCATGATTCTAAATCTGTAGATATAGTAAATCATCCAACAATTGAGATAAAAAGTTTTGAGAAAGCAGGATTTGAAAGAAAAGTGCAAGATGGTGCATCAGATGTTCCTGGTGTGGATATTCCTCAGCAGAAAATGGAGCAACCTCAAGGGTCTTTGAATTCGGATGAGTCAAAAAT CTCTAACAAGAGGGAGAGCAGTGTTGCAGTTGCTCCAGACAAATCAACTTTGTGGGGAAATCTGAAGTCATTTGCAGATGGCATCTTAAATATCTGGAGAAAGTTATGA
- the LOC123905094 gene encoding uncharacterized protein LOC123905094 — MEVCIPDNASWIMKAIMQHRDGIHQNLVWIEMLNASKFRMKKMYMAVHDRAQSVVWRTLFYGNVARPRALVNLWLACNERLATRDRLHKHGAIDTTRCCFCNADETQQHLMFNCSETKGIWRKVLQWIQVDHNPLGWRHEVDWIIQQTKGKGGRAKILKLAFTECVYEIWRYRNAVSVGNNGLNQLTDEKIIDNIVYRGWTNRKLRTHLAKLMM, encoded by the coding sequence ATGGAGGTTTGCATCCCGGATAACGCATCCTGGATTATGAAGGCTATTATGCAGCATCGCGATGGTATCCATCAGAATCTAGTGTGGATAGAGATGTTGAATGCCTCAAAATTTCGCATGAAAAAGATGTACATGGCAGTTCATGATCGAGCTCAAAGTGTTGTGTGGAGAACCTTGTTCTATGGAAATGTGGCCCGGCCTAGAGCTCTTGTTAACCTTTGGCTTGCTTGTAATGAGAGGTTGGCTACTCGCGACAGATTACACAAACATGGAGCAATTGATACAACCCGATGTTGCTTCTGCAATGCTGATGAAACACAACAACACCTGATGTTTAATTGCAGTGAAACAAAGGGTATTTGGAGAAAAGTCCTGCAGTGGATACAAGTTGATCACAATCCTTTGGGTTGGCGTCACGAAGTGGATTGGATTATTCAACAAACAAAGGGAAAGGGTGGCCGTGCTAAGATCCTAAAACTTGCGTTCACTGAATGTGTTTATGAAATTTGGAGGTATAGGAATGCTGTCAGCGTTGGCAACAATGGTCTGAACCAGCTTACtgatgaaaaaataattgataatatAGTGTATAGAGGTTGGACAAATAGGAAGTTAAGGACACACCTAGCTAAACTAATGATGTAA
- the LOC123911468 gene encoding probable leucine-rich repeat receptor-like protein kinase At1g68400 isoform X3, with amino-acid sequence MSSEILSNIMSLIIDITFFYIILFFLSLNIVLCIEIEINDFHPQERDGLLVLRDSLNSSINLHGNWTGPPCINNLSRWFGITCSNWHVVHITIQGVNLSGYLPSSFLQNITFLRQIDFRNNELFGTLPNLTGLVFLEEVKFSVNHFSGKIPETSLLQRFPKSSFDDNSDLCGFPLDKSCSVEPPAPPPFAIPPSPSMEENKKRLQVWIIALIVIVAAVLFLFLVIIAFLFCKRQAKGNERRRNDSTRYVFGAWAKKMVYNAGNSEDSEKLGQLEFCNKKFQVFDMDDLLRASAEVLGRGDFGVTYKATLETGNIVAVKRLSYINELNKREFIQQMQLLGEIKHENLVEIISFYHSEDQKLVIYELVSDGTLFELLHEGRGIGRIPLDWSTRLAIIKDIAKGLDFLHQYLSSHKVPHANLKSTNILIHQDNQGYHSKLIDYGFLPLLSSSKKYEEKLAISKSPEFVKGKKLTHKTDVYCFGIIMLEIITGKIPGHILGDEVEEITTNDLSDWVRTVVNNDWSTDILDLEILADREGHDAMLNLTEIALECTDMIPENRPKMSVVLRKIEEMEQIIKENE; translated from the exons ATGTCTTCTGAAATTCTATCTAACATCATGAGTTTGATCATTGACATAacatttttctatattattttgttctttctttcattGAACATAGTCTTGtgtattgaaattgaaatcaatGATTTTCATCCACAAGAAAGAGATGGTTTGTTAGTCCTAAGAGATTCTTTAAATTCTTCTATAAATTTGCATGGAAATTGGACAGGACCACCTTGTATAAACAACCTTAGTAGATGGTTTGGTATCACTTGTTCAAATTGGCATGTTGTTCATATTACAATTCAAGGTGTTAATCTTAGTGGCTATTTACCTTCATCATTTCTTCAAAACATAACTTTCTTGAGACAAATTGATTTTAGAAATAATGAACTTTTTGGAACATTGCCAAATTTAACAGGTTTGGTTTTCTTGGAAGAAGTGAAGTTTTCAGTTAATCACTTTTCAG GGAAAATTCCTGAAACTTCTTTGCTTCAAAGGTTTCCAAAGAGTTCTTTTGATGATAATTCTGATCTTTGTGGATTTCCATTGGATAAGTCATGTTCTGTTGAACCTCCTGCACCACCTCCTTTTGCTATTCCACCTAGTCCTTCAATGGAGGAAAATAAGAAGAGGCTTCAAGTTTGGATTATTGCTTTGATTGTTATTGTTGCggctgttttgtttctttttctggtGATTATTGCTTTCTTGTTTTGTAAAAGACAAGCTAAAGgaaatgaaagaagaagaaatgatTCAACAA GGTATGTTTTTGGAGCATGGGCAAAGAAAATGGTCTATAATGCAGGAAACAGTGAAGATTCTGAAAAATTAGGCCAATTAGAATTTTGCAACAAGAAATTTCAAGTTTTTGATATGGATGATTTATTAAGAGCATCAGCAGAAGTTCTAGGAAGAGGAGATTTTGGTGTTACATATAAAGCAACACTTGAAACAGGTAATATTGTTGCAGTAAAAAGACTTAGCTACATCAATGAATTGAACAAGAGAGAGTTTATTCAGCAAATGCAATTGCTAGGAGAAATAAAGCATGAAAATCTTGTTGAAATTATCTCCTTTTATCATTCAGAAGATCAAAAGCTTGTCATATATGAACTTGTCTCTGATGGCACTTTGTTTGAACTCCTACATG AGGGTAGAGGAATTGGAAGAATACCTCTTGATTGGAGTACAAGACTTGCAATTATCAAAGACATAGCAAAAGGTCTTGATTTCCTTCATCAATATTTGTCTTCTCACAAAGTTCCTCATGCAAACCTCAAATCAACAAATATTCTAATCCATCAAGATAATCAAGGTTACCATTCAAAGCTCATAGACTATGGTTTCTTACCATTACTCTCATCatcaaaaaaatatgaagaaaagcTAGCAATAAGCAAGTCACCAGAATTTGTTAAAGGGAAAAAGTTGACACACAAAACTGATGTATATTGTTTTGGTATCATAATGTTAGAGATTATAACAGGCAAAATTCCTGGTCATATCCTAGGTGATGAAGTTGAAGAAATAACAACTAATGATCTTTCAGATTGGGTTAGAACTGTTGTGAATAATGATTGGTCTACTGATATATTGGATTTGGAAATATTAGCAGATAGAGAAGGACATGATGCAATGTTGAATCTAACTGAGATAGCTCTTGAGTGTACTGATATGATACCTGAGAATAGGCCTAAAATGAGTGTGGTGTTGAGGAAAATTGAAGAGATGGAGCAAATCATAAaagagaatgaatga
- the LOC123908444 gene encoding uncharacterized protein LOC123908444 isoform X1: MRKKLLLSYSSFRQIHNFTLKPNHLSSEVCDSVGSSKLQWRGLSRAACVPQETSDTRRKSRQKVPKHERRAMVESFVNKYRSENAGKFPTIKGTKKEVGGSYYVVREIIQELEYKSKMKSQSAKDRPIQDDSQSVLLDDKQAINTGLLEEKRGLQTSSSEGRLSNEVETISTPDSHSITSDVKTVETVSSYRSDYVAPARHQLKEEIEQVSAPIIEKSGSSCSKDQIHDSKSVDIVNHPTIEIKSFEKAGFERKVQDGASDVPGVDIPQQKMEQPQGSLNSDESKIDSSNKRESSVAVAPDKSTLWGNLKSFADGILNIWRKL; this comes from the exons ATGAGAAAGAAGCTTCTCCTCTCATACTCCTCCTTCCGCCAAATTCACAACTTCACTCTCAAACCCAATCACT TGTCCTCTGAGGTATGTGATTCTGTTGGATCATCGAAGTTGCAATGGCGTGGATTGTCACGTGCTGCTTGTGTTCCTCAAGAGACTTCAGATACCCGTCGCAAAAGTAGACAGAAGGTTCCCAAACATGAACGGAGAGCTATGGTGGAGTCTTTTGTGAATAa GTATAGATCTGAAAATGCTGGAAAATTCCCAACAATAAAAGGTACCAAGAAAGAAGTTGGTGGTAGTTATTATGTTGTTCGGGAAATCATTCAGGAACTAGAGTACAAGTCCAAAATGAAATCTCAGTCAGCCAAAGATAGGCCTATCCAAGATGACTCTCAGTCGGTACTTTTAGATGACAAACAGGCCATTAACACTGGGCTTCTTGAAGAAAAGAGAGGCCTACAGACTTCCTCGTCAGAGGGAAGGTTGTCTAATGAAGTTGAAACCATCTCTACACCG GATAGTCATTCCATCACATCTGATGTCAAAACTGTTGAAACTGTATCTAGTTATCGTTCTGATTATGTTGCACCTGCAAGACACCAGCTGAAAGAAGAAATAGAACAGGTTTCTGCTCCGATAATTGAAAAATCTGGAAGTAGTTGCAGCAAAGATCAGATCCATGATTCTAAATCTGTAGATATAGTAAATCATCCAACAATTGAGATAAAAAGTTTTGAGAAAGCAGGATTTGAAAGAAAAGTGCAAGATGGTGCATCAGATGTTCCTGGTGTGGATATTCCTCAGCAGAAAATGGAGCAACCTCAAGGGTCTTTGAATTCGGATGAGTCAAAAAT TGATAGCTCTAACAAGAGGGAGAGCAGTGTTGCAGTTGCTCCAGACAAATCAACTTTGTGGGGAAATCTGAAGTCATTTGCAGATGGCATCTTAAATATCTGGAGAAAGTTATGA